In Tenacibaculum sp. 190524A02b, the genomic stretch GATATTTAGCTGAAAAAGTTGGATGGGCATACGGATTTGGTTTAGCTGGAATTTTTATGCTACTAGGTACTATTCAGTTTTGGTTAGCTGGTGATTTATTTGGTAGTATTGGTGCTAAACCATCTAAAGTTGTTGAAGTTGAAATTCCTCAAAACATTAATGAAGAATCTCCTAAAGAAAGTATCGATGGAAATGAAGAACCATTAAATCCATTTACTCAAATAGATAAAATATTAATTGCTATATCTGCTATTCTTGGTATTGGATATGCTTTTAATGATCCTTTATCTAAAATTGGAGGAATAGATATGTTCGCTGCTTTAAAAATAGGTGAATTAGAAGGACAATATGTAGCTGTTCTATTTGCTCTTGGTGTATTTTTATATCTGGTAATTAGTAGGATTAGTCGTTATACTAAAGTGGTTCGAGACAAAATGATTGCTTTTATCATTTTTGCTTTTTTTACGGTTTTTTTCTGGATGTGCTTTGAACAAGGAGCTTCATCTTTAATCATTTTTGCTAGAGATAACGTAGATAGAGTATTAACTGGTAATTCTGCCTTATTATTCAATATAACCAACACACTTTTAACTGTTATTCCTTTAGGTATTATTACTTATGTTTTATTCTTACTTTGGAAAAAAACATTCAATAAAATACCTGGTTCAAATATTGTATTAGTAATTTGTTTTCTAATTATGTGGGGAATTGCTGGATGGATGTTAATGAGAGAGTTTTCTTCTGACATTTCTGAAATCACTGCTTCTTGGTTCTCAATATTAAATTCATTCTTTATTATTGCTTTTGCTTCCTTCTTTTCTAAATGGTGGGAAAGTAAATACAATCCTTCTGCTACAGGAAAATATGCTTTAGGGCTTATTATAATGGCTATAGGTTTTGGCTTGCTAGCTTTTGGAGCTTACGGAATTACCGAAGGTGTTAAAGTAAGTATGATTTGGCTAATTTTGGCTTATTTATTCCATACTTTAGGAGAACTTTGTTTATCTCCAGTTGGACTTTCATATGTTTCGAAACTAGTTCCAGCTAGAATGATTGCACTTATGTTTGGAATGTGGTATTTAGCCATTGCTATAGGTAATAAATTAGCCGCGGTAATTGGTGGTCAAATAGAAAATATTACACACCAGTACAGTTTATCTACTTTCTTTTTAATTTTTACAATTGTTCCAACCATTGCTGGTTTAGCTATTCTAGCATTGAACCCTGTTATTAAAAAACTTATGCACGGAGTAAAATAACTCTAATAAAAAAGTTTATAAAATAAGATAACCTGTTAATTTAAAAACATTAACAGGTTTTTTTTGTAAATTTGGAATAGTTATTGAGACTATATGAGTATGAGAACATTAATAATATTAGCAATTGTATTTGCAACTACCTTTGGTATTCAGGCACAAACCGAGGTTAATTGGTTAACTTTTGAAGAAGCCATGGAGAAGAGTAAAGAAGATCCTAAACCTATTTTAATAGATATTTATACAGATTGGTGTGGTTGGTGCAAGAAAATGGATAAAACCACCTATAAACACGAGGTTATTTCTAATTATATTAATGAAAATTACTATCCTGTAAAATTAAATGGAGAAGAGAGAAAAGACATTGTCTATCAAGGAAAAACCTTCACCTATAAAGCCCAAGGAAGAAGAGGTTATCATGAGCTTGCTGCAGTTATAATGAAAGGCAGGCTTAGTTATCCTTCAACTGCATTTTTAAATAAAGATCGTCAATTATTACAAAATGTTCCTGGGTATTTAACCAAAGAGCGTTTTGAAAAAATATTAGCTTTTTTCAACAAAGAAAACTATAAAAAGTCCAGTTGGAAAGATTTTGAAAAGAATTTTAAAAGTTCTATTTAAGCTAAAATTTAATATTTAAAAGTACCGTTTTGAGCTGTATGCCAAAATGGTACTTTTTCTTTTTCACAAGTCTTTCTCCATCTTTCCACATAGCTATAATAACTACTTCCATCAGCTATTATAAGTTTAGGTTTTGTAATATTTAGTAATCTTGATAAATTAATTTTTGGAGAGTTTCTAAGTAAAATAATAGGATTATTTCTGTTTAGAAACTTTTCATCATAAACTCCACTTTTATCTATTACAACAAACCTCTCTCCTTTCATTACATAAAATAAAGGAAGTTTATTTTTTATCTCTATTTTTATATCTTCTTTTCTAGCATATCCATTTATCCCTTTTTCTTTTCTAATTTTTAAGCTATCTAACGAATGAAATATTGTTATTTGATGAGCCTTTCTAACTCCTATAATAGTCTCTTTTCTTTTATTAAAAATGATTAACTCTTGCTTCTGATCTCTTATATATTTTTCTAAAATATATTGTCCTTGAATCAACATCATGATTAACAACACCCAAATTACATTTTTAAAAACTCTCTTTTTAAATAATTGAAATAGCATTATTAGAAGTAGGTACCAAAGAATTGTTTTTAATAAAGACATAGAAATACCTGTAATTAAAAATTGATCTTGAGAAGCTATTTTCTCTATTATAGCGTTCATTTTAGTTATTATAAAGCTGTAACTATCAATTAAAAATGAAGGTGAAGCGTTAAATATTGATAGAAGAATTACAACTAACCCTAGCCCTAAAATAACTTCCAGAAATGGAATTATAAACAAACTAGATAACAAAAACAAACTAGGGAACTGATGAAAATAATACAAACTCAATGGTAAAACAGCTACTTGTGCAGCTATAGATACCGTAATCAACTTCCATAATTTATCAATAACTAAAATTCTACTACTAAACACCTGATAAATTTTTGGTTGTATCCAAACAATGCCAAAAACTGCCAGGTAACTCAATTGAAACCCTACACTAAAGACGAACATTGGTTTTATTAATAAAAGAAAAAACATAGAACTTATCAATACATGTTCTGTAACCTTTCTACTCTTAAACGATTCTCCTATAGTTATAAATGTAAACATTGTTACTGCTCTTACTACTGAAGCTGATAAACCAGCTATAAAAGCAAAACTCCAAAGCATAAGTACCAATAAAACTCCTTTATATATTCTTCCGTACTTAAAAAATAGCAAAGGCTTTAATACCAATGAAAACAATAATAATAAAACTCCAATATGCAATCCTGAAATAGCTAATAAATGAATAGCTCCAGCGTTTTTATATTGCTCTAATAACTGTTTATTAATATCATTTTTATCTCCTAAAAATAAAGCACTCATTATAGCTAAAACTTCATTTGAAAATCCTTGATTTTCTAATGAAGTTTTAACGCTACTTCGAACTAGACTAGCTAACCCAAATAATGTTCTTTTATCAGAATTTAATACTTTAAATTCATCCTTATTTAAATAAAGTGTATGATAAATATATTTTTTAGCTAAAAAACTTCTATAGTCAAATTGCCCCAAATTATTAATTCTTTTCAGTCCATTTATATCCGGATGAAATACTACTACATTATCATCAACTTCAAACTCGTCTTTTAATACTTTTTTATATACACTCAAAAGTAGAAATCCTTTAGTTTTTTTTCCATCAACCTTTACGACTTCAGCTTTATAATTATTAGAGTATTTATTACTATTTAATTTTTTATTAATTTTTAAAACAACTTCCCTTTTATTCTTTGAAAAGTTATCAAAATAATTATCATGATTTTGAGGGTTTT encodes the following:
- a CDS encoding peptide MFS transporter, which translates into the protein MSTDIKNLFKDKVLGHPAGLFVLFFTEMWERFSFYGMRVLLVNFLTTAAIGANPGWEWSAENANALFGTYAMLLYVTPILGGIIADKITGYRWAIVIGSLIMTLGHASMALETEFSLYGGLALLVIGTGFFKPNITSTISEMYKENPEKKDGAYTIFYMGVNSGAFFGMLLCGYLAEKVGWAYGFGLAGIFMLLGTIQFWLAGDLFGSIGAKPSKVVEVEIPQNINEESPKESIDGNEEPLNPFTQIDKILIAISAILGIGYAFNDPLSKIGGIDMFAALKIGELEGQYVAVLFALGVFLYLVISRISRYTKVVRDKMIAFIIFAFFTVFFWMCFEQGASSLIIFARDNVDRVLTGNSALLFNITNTLLTVIPLGIITYVLFLLWKKTFNKIPGSNIVLVICFLIMWGIAGWMLMREFSSDISEITASWFSILNSFFIIAFASFFSKWWESKYNPSATGKYALGLIIMAIGFGLLAFGAYGITEGVKVSMIWLILAYLFHTLGELCLSPVGLSYVSKLVPARMIALMFGMWYLAIAIGNKLAAVIGGQIENITHQYSLSTFFLIFTIVPTIAGLAILALNPVIKKLMHGVK
- a CDS encoding thioredoxin family protein; translation: MRTLIILAIVFATTFGIQAQTEVNWLTFEEAMEKSKEDPKPILIDIYTDWCGWCKKMDKTTYKHEVISNYINENYYPVKLNGEERKDIVYQGKTFTYKAQGRRGYHELAAVIMKGRLSYPSTAFLNKDRQLLQNVPGYLTKERFEKILAFFNKENYKKSSWKDFEKNFKSSI
- a CDS encoding ComEC/Rec2 family competence protein; this encodes MKNLLKYPPFYFLISLIIGIFLQFYYQVWKCDFVYVISIQIIFLILLLITKNFQNGNAGFVSNLLFFVNLGSVITYIQNPQNHDNYFDNFSKNKREVVLKINKKLNSNKYSNNYKAEVVKVDGKKTKGFLLLSVYKKVLKDEFEVDDNVVVFHPDINGLKRINNLGQFDYRSFLAKKYIYHTLYLNKDEFKVLNSDKRTLFGLASLVRSSVKTSLENQGFSNEVLAIMSALFLGDKNDINKQLLEQYKNAGAIHLLAISGLHIGVLLLLFSLVLKPLLFFKYGRIYKGVLLVLMLWSFAFIAGLSASVVRAVTMFTFITIGESFKSRKVTEHVLISSMFFLLLIKPMFVFSVGFQLSYLAVFGIVWIQPKIYQVFSSRILVIDKLWKLITVSIAAQVAVLPLSLYYFHQFPSLFLLSSLFIIPFLEVILGLGLVVILLSIFNASPSFLIDSYSFIITKMNAIIEKIASQDQFLITGISMSLLKTILWYLLLIMLFQLFKKRVFKNVIWVLLIMMLIQGQYILEKYIRDQKQELIIFNKRKETIIGVRKAHQITIFHSLDSLKIRKEKGINGYARKEDIKIEIKNKLPLFYVMKGERFVVIDKSGVYDEKFLNRNNPIILLRNSPKINLSRLLNITKPKLIIADGSSYYSYVERWRKTCEKEKVPFWHTAQNGTFKY